A window from Setaria italica strain Yugu1 chromosome VIII, Setaria_italica_v2.0, whole genome shotgun sequence encodes these proteins:
- the LOC101767164 gene encoding dof zinc finger protein PBF — protein sequence MVASPSREEAAAARNIKAKQERQQQVVASGADERKPRPQQEQGLNCPRCNSTNTKFCYYNNNSMTQPRYFCKACRRNWTQGGTLRNVPVGGGSRKNKKNRAGGSSSSSSAPPAPSSSCTNSKKMNLTQQLLMMPTAMAPMPADFPNVLPTFMSAGGEGFELPGSDHHSVPFPPLSLPSNPGTMPSLLNMLTGGFLDGGMGAQPFLPAPPSFGARQHEHAIICGSSDQQVVGPLQGVDKALKPPMAAAGGSGLQQWPSSAAQELQVVGGDGSAFNNNNGNNNGGGASGGISGVEHYWHGST from the coding sequence ATGGTGGCATCACCATCCAGGGAGGAAGCAGCTGCAGCTAGGAACATTAAGGCAAAGCAGGAAcggcagcagcaggtggtggcgagCGGCGCCGACGAGCGTAAACCGCGGCCACAGCAGGAGCAGGGGCTCAACTGCCCACGCTGCAactccaccaacaccaagtTCTGCTACTACAACAACAACAGCATGACGCAGCCGCGCTACTTCTGCAAGGCCTGCCGCCGCAACTGGACTCAGGGAGGCACCCTCCGCAATGTCCCTGTCGGTGGCGGCTCCcggaagaacaagaagaaccGCGCCGGgggctcatcctcctcctcctcggcaccACCAGCGCCATCctccagctgcaccaactccaaAAAGATGAACCTCACGCAACAACTGCTGATGATGCCAACTGCGATGGCACCTATGCCAGCCGACTTCCCCAATGTGCTACCGACATTCATGTCGGCAGGCGGCGAAGGATTCGAGCTCCCCGGCAGTGACCACCACTCTGTGCCCTTCCCGCCCTTGTCTCTGCCGTCCAACCCTGGCACAATGCCATCATTACTGAACATGCTGACAGGAGGGTTTCTAGACGGCGGGATGGGGGCGCAGCCATTTCTTCCAGCGCCGCCGTCGTTTGGTGCGAGGCAGCATGAGCATGCGATCATATGTGGCTCATCTGACCAACAGGTGGTGGGGCCCCTGCAGGGAGTGGATAAGGCACTCAAGCCCCCtatggctgctgctggtggtagtgggctCCAGCAGTGGCCTTCGTCGGCAGCGCAGGAGCTGCAGGTTGTTGGTGGTGATGGCAGTGCgttcaacaacaacaacggcaacaacaatggcggaggggcATCAGGCGGCATCAGCGGGGTCGAGCACTACTGGCATGGATCAACCTGA